A single region of the Streptomyces vilmorinianum genome encodes:
- a CDS encoding sensor histidine kinase: protein MSTRPPAPEPPKTPRPTRFSGFSGFSGFAARTARLLAPARGVMQSFGVALATPTEPGAPLLAEARNRWLRLLPYAVAFAFVASLLPTTITVLVNDYQVNGALAGALATAQTAPLLLAVTRPLQAWWIIGAADVAGALVMLAADGLDGRTWPWTPPLVVGYLALMLALGLRESRRALLGVWLVTGAAGFAFELVAPRNTDAIHVLLFILSGVVLLLTAALRERGDAERRTAAERARSTLLEERARIARELHDVVAHHMSVITVQADSAPYRIPDLPEAAREEFTSIAASARESLAEMRRLLVVLRSEGTEGERAPQPGLDRVQQLIEATVRAGVPAELSMAADLEDFSEVPQAVDLSAYRIVQEALANVVRHAPGARTRVSVRSDEGWLNVLVVNGPGAARTSPLEGGSGTGHGLVGMRERVRLTGGTLDTGPLPDGGFRVAARLPLNSKDTV from the coding sequence ATGAGTACCAGACCTCCCGCCCCCGAGCCCCCCAAGACCCCCAGGCCCACCAGGTTCTCCGGGTTCTCCGGGTTCTCCGGGTTCGCCGCCCGGACCGCCCGACTGCTGGCTCCCGCCCGCGGGGTGATGCAGTCCTTCGGCGTCGCCCTCGCGACCCCGACGGAACCGGGCGCCCCGCTGCTCGCCGAAGCCCGCAACCGGTGGCTGAGGCTGCTCCCTTACGCGGTCGCCTTCGCCTTCGTCGCCTCGCTGCTCCCCACCACTATCACGGTCCTCGTCAACGACTACCAGGTCAACGGCGCCCTCGCCGGTGCCCTCGCCACCGCCCAGACCGCGCCGCTGCTGCTCGCCGTGACCCGCCCGCTCCAGGCGTGGTGGATCATCGGCGCCGCTGATGTGGCCGGAGCGCTGGTCATGCTGGCCGCCGACGGTCTCGACGGGCGCACCTGGCCGTGGACGCCGCCGCTCGTGGTCGGCTACCTCGCCCTGATGCTCGCCCTCGGGCTGCGCGAGTCGCGCCGGGCGCTGCTCGGCGTGTGGCTGGTGACCGGGGCGGCCGGTTTCGCCTTCGAGCTGGTCGCGCCCCGGAACACCGACGCCATCCATGTCCTGCTCTTCATCCTGAGCGGCGTGGTCCTGCTCCTCACGGCGGCACTGCGCGAACGCGGGGACGCCGAGCGCCGCACCGCGGCCGAACGGGCGCGCAGCACGCTCCTGGAGGAGAGGGCCCGGATCGCGCGGGAGCTGCACGACGTCGTCGCCCACCACATGTCGGTGATCACGGTCCAGGCGGACTCGGCGCCGTACCGGATCCCCGACCTGCCGGAGGCGGCCCGCGAGGAGTTCACCTCGATCGCCGCCAGCGCGCGGGAGTCGCTCGCCGAGATGCGCCGGCTGCTCGTGGTGCTGCGCAGCGAGGGCACGGAGGGCGAACGGGCCCCGCAGCCGGGCCTCGACCGGGTGCAGCAGCTGATCGAGGCGACGGTACGGGCGGGGGTGCCGGCGGAGCTGTCGATGGCCGCGGACCTCGAGGACTTCAGTGAGGTACCGCAGGCGGTGGACTTGTCGGCGTACCGGATCGTGCAGGAGGCGCTGGCGAACGTCGTACGGCACGCGCCGGGTGCGCGGACGAGGGTGTCGGTCCGTTCGGACGAGGGCTGGCTGAACGTCCTGGTCGTCAACGGCCCAGGGGCCGCCCGCACTTCGCCGCTGGAGGGCGGTTCCGGGACGGGGCACGGGCTGGTCGGCATGCGGGAACGCGTACGGTTGACCGGCGGCACGCTGGACACCGGTCCGCTGCCGGACGGTGGCTTCCGGGTGGCCGCGCGCCTCCCGCTGAACTCGAAGGACACGGTGTGA
- a CDS encoding acyltransferase family protein, translated as MNQLAQRIESRTPVNRDRAIDGLRALALLAVPTGHWLLGGFTLSSDGALHNASPLAAFGGLAPVSWILQMLGIFFLVGGYASVLSYRKHNGSTGAWLKGRLARLGRPVLGVTAVWAALLPLLHYGFGVPGDTLRTASTLVIQPLWFVGVYTVVTALTPLCVRAARRTGVWAAAPLLGSVAVVDFLRYGPYADAVPSWLSVLNILPGWLFAYQLGVSWGEGKLTRRHAWGLLIGGAALFAALLLAFGYPASMVGVPGEARTNSHPPSLLVLALAAAQSGAAILLRDRLGKLLRRPALWAPVVVVNLSAMTILCWHQTAMLAAAIPASYGGEVPGLVGAPDTVGWVLARLAWMPLFAGLLVLIGRYARGFESPWTRAGTARRAAAGLLAAGFAVFALGLA; from the coding sequence ATGAACCAGCTCGCCCAGCGCATCGAATCCCGCACCCCCGTGAACCGCGACCGCGCCATCGACGGGCTGCGCGCCCTCGCCCTGCTCGCCGTGCCCACCGGGCACTGGCTGCTCGGCGGCTTCACGCTCTCCTCCGACGGGGCCCTGCACAACGCCAGCCCCCTCGCCGCCTTCGGCGGACTCGCGCCCGTCAGCTGGATCCTGCAGATGCTCGGGATCTTCTTCCTGGTCGGCGGCTACGCCTCCGTCCTGTCGTACCGGAAGCACAACGGCTCCACCGGCGCGTGGCTCAAGGGCCGGCTCGCCCGGCTCGGCCGTCCCGTCCTCGGGGTCACCGCCGTCTGGGCGGCGCTGCTCCCGCTCCTCCACTACGGGTTCGGAGTGCCGGGCGACACCCTGCGCACGGCGTCGACCCTCGTGATCCAGCCCCTGTGGTTCGTCGGCGTGTACACGGTCGTGACCGCACTGACCCCGCTCTGTGTGCGCGCCGCCCGCCGGACGGGCGTGTGGGCCGCGGCCCCGCTGCTCGGCTCCGTCGCCGTCGTCGACTTCCTGCGCTACGGACCGTACGCGGACGCCGTGCCGTCCTGGCTGAGCGTGCTCAACATCCTGCCCGGCTGGCTCTTCGCCTACCAGCTCGGCGTCTCCTGGGGCGAGGGCAAGCTCACCCGGCGGCACGCCTGGGGACTGCTGATCGGCGGCGCCGCGCTCTTCGCCGCCCTGCTGCTCGCCTTCGGCTACCCGGCCTCGATGGTCGGCGTGCCGGGTGAGGCCCGTACCAACTCCCACCCGCCGTCGCTGCTCGTCCTCGCCCTCGCCGCCGCCCAGAGCGGCGCCGCGATCCTGCTGCGCGACCGGCTCGGGAAGCTGCTGAGGCGGCCCGCGCTGTGGGCGCCGGTCGTGGTCGTCAACCTGTCCGCGATGACGATCCTGTGCTGGCACCAGACGGCGATGCTCGCGGCCGCGATCCCCGCCTCGTACGGGGGTGAGGTCCCGGGCCTGGTCGGCGCGCCCGACACGGTCGGCTGGGTCCTCGCCCGGCTGGCCTGGATGCCGCTGTTCGCCGGGCTGCTCGTGCTCATCGGGCGGTACGCGCGCGGCTTCGAGTCCCCGTGGACGCGGGCCGGCACCGCCCGGCGGGCAGCGGCGGGGCTGCTCGCGGCGGGCTTCGCGGTCTTCGCGCTGGGGCTGGCGTGA
- a CDS encoding aldo/keto reductase: MSRISTVRLGTDGPETGVQGFGAMGISEFYGDTDEAAARDTLDAALEAGVTLIDTADAYGSGTNEEFLAPFLAAHRDEIVLATKFGLERRADDPRYRGINNDPAYIRKAAEASLRRLGVDTIDLYYMHRRDPAVPLAESVGAMAELVREGKVKHLGLSEVTGAELREAHAVHPIAAVQSEWSLFSRDVERSAVGAAAELGVAFVPYSPLGRGFLTGAFADASKELSDGDFRRHQPRFTGENAARNAALLEPVLKIAAAHGATAAQIALAWVQQRASVHGLTVVPIPGTRKRSRLEENAAATRITLTDAELAELEPIADRVTGDRYPDMSFTSAARE; encoded by the coding sequence GTGAGCAGAATCTCCACGGTTCGGCTGGGTACGGACGGACCCGAGACCGGCGTCCAGGGCTTCGGCGCCATGGGCATCAGCGAGTTCTACGGCGACACGGACGAGGCCGCCGCCCGCGACACCCTCGACGCGGCCCTGGAGGCCGGCGTCACCCTGATCGACACGGCGGACGCCTACGGAAGCGGGACCAACGAGGAGTTCCTCGCCCCGTTCCTGGCCGCGCACCGCGACGAGATCGTCCTCGCCACCAAGTTCGGCCTCGAACGGCGCGCCGACGACCCGCGCTACCGGGGGATCAACAACGATCCCGCCTACATCAGGAAGGCGGCCGAGGCGAGCCTGCGCCGCCTCGGCGTCGACACCATCGACCTCTACTACATGCACCGCCGCGACCCGGCCGTCCCGCTCGCCGAGTCCGTCGGCGCGATGGCCGAGCTGGTACGGGAGGGCAAGGTCAAGCACCTCGGCCTGAGCGAGGTGACCGGGGCCGAGCTGCGCGAGGCGCACGCGGTGCACCCGATCGCCGCGGTCCAGTCGGAGTGGTCGCTGTTCTCGCGGGACGTGGAGCGCAGCGCGGTCGGCGCGGCGGCCGAGCTCGGCGTCGCGTTCGTGCCGTACTCGCCGCTCGGCCGGGGCTTTCTGACCGGCGCGTTCGCGGACGCCTCGAAGGAACTGTCGGACGGCGACTTCCGCCGGCACCAGCCGCGGTTCACCGGCGAGAACGCGGCGCGGAACGCGGCCCTGCTCGAACCGGTCCTGAAGATCGCGGCGGCGCACGGCGCGACGGCGGCGCAGATCGCCCTGGCCTGGGTGCAGCAGCGGGCCTCCGTGCACGGTCTGACGGTCGTCCCGATCCCGGGCACCCGCAAGCGGTCCCGCCTGGAGGAGAACGCGGCGGCCACGCGGATCACGCTGACCGACGCCGAACTCGCGGAACTGGAACCGATCGCCGACCGGGTGACCGGGGACCGCTACCCCGACATGAGCTTCACGTCGGCGGCCCGCGAGTAG
- a CDS encoding MFS transporter: MTSQTTVEKAPQSQGGDRSPAPAPAKGLRGHPWLTLFAVAVGVMMVALDGTIVAIANPAIKTDLGASLAQVQWITNGYLLALAVALITAGKLGDRFGHRQTFLIGIAGFAAASGAIGLSDSIGLVIAFRVLQGLFGALLMPAALGLLRATFPAEKLNMAIGIWGMVIGASTAGGPIVGGLLVEHVSWQSVFFVNVPVGVVALALGLVILKDHRAENAPRSFDILGILLLSGAMGSLIWGIIKAGESWGWASGNTWGCLGGAVLLFVVFALWETKVKEPLVPLGMFRSVPLSAGVVLMVLMAFAFMGGLFFVTFYLQGVKGLSPVDSGLHLLPLTAMMIVSSPLAGALITRFGPRIPLVGGMVCTATAMFGMITLSSGTGTFVMSLWFALLGLGLAPVMVGATEVIVGNAPLELSGVAGGLQQAAMQVGGALGTAVLGAVMSSKVSSAFAENWKDAGIPVPADPRLEQAAEFGMVPPELAEQPGMTPDMLDRIGGVIHDTFMDGMGLAFTVAGVVAVVAALVATLTKRGENAEAGAGGAHI; the protein is encoded by the coding sequence ATGACTAGTCAGACCACCGTGGAAAAGGCCCCACAGAGTCAGGGGGGTGACCGGAGCCCCGCCCCGGCTCCGGCGAAGGGCCTGCGAGGCCACCCCTGGCTGACGCTGTTCGCCGTCGCTGTCGGCGTGATGATGGTCGCGCTCGACGGCACGATCGTCGCCATCGCCAATCCGGCCATCAAGACCGACCTCGGCGCCTCGCTGGCCCAGGTCCAGTGGATCACCAACGGTTATCTGCTCGCGCTCGCCGTCGCCCTGATCACGGCCGGCAAGCTCGGCGACCGCTTCGGCCACCGCCAGACCTTCCTGATCGGCATCGCGGGCTTCGCCGCCGCGTCGGGCGCGATCGGCCTGTCCGACTCGATCGGGCTCGTGATCGCCTTCCGTGTCCTCCAGGGCCTCTTCGGCGCCCTGCTCATGCCGGCGGCGCTCGGCCTGCTGCGTGCCACCTTCCCCGCCGAGAAGCTCAACATGGCCATCGGCATCTGGGGCATGGTCATCGGCGCCTCCACGGCGGGCGGCCCGATCGTCGGCGGCCTGCTGGTCGAGCACGTCAGCTGGCAGTCCGTCTTCTTCGTCAACGTGCCGGTCGGCGTGGTCGCGCTCGCCCTCGGGCTGGTGATCCTGAAGGACCACCGCGCCGAGAACGCCCCGCGCTCCTTCGACATCCTCGGCATCCTGCTGCTCTCCGGCGCCATGGGGTCCCTCATCTGGGGCATCATCAAGGCCGGTGAGTCCTGGGGCTGGGCGAGCGGCAACACCTGGGGCTGCCTGGGCGGCGCGGTTCTGCTCTTCGTCGTCTTCGCCCTCTGGGAGACCAAGGTCAAGGAGCCGCTCGTCCCGCTGGGCATGTTCCGCTCCGTCCCGCTCTCGGCGGGCGTGGTGCTGATGGTCCTGATGGCCTTCGCCTTCATGGGCGGCCTGTTCTTCGTGACCTTCTACCTGCAGGGTGTGAAGGGGCTGAGCCCGGTCGACAGCGGCCTGCACCTGCTGCCGCTGACCGCGATGATGATCGTCTCCTCGCCGCTGGCCGGTGCGCTGATCACCAGGTTCGGACCGCGCATCCCGCTGGTCGGCGGCATGGTGTGCACCGCCACCGCCATGTTCGGCATGATCACCCTCTCCTCGGGGACCGGCACGTTCGTCATGTCCCTCTGGTTCGCCCTCCTCGGCCTGGGGCTCGCCCCGGTCATGGTCGGCGCCACCGAGGTCATCGTCGGCAACGCCCCGCTGGAGCTCTCCGGCGTGGCGGGCGGTCTGCAGCAGGCCGCGATGCAGGTCGGCGGCGCGCTCGGTACGGCCGTGCTCGGCGCGGTCATGTCCTCCAAGGTCTCCAGCGCCTTCGCCGAGAACTGGAAGGACGCCGGCATCCCGGTGCCCGCCGACCCGCGCCTGGAGCAGGCCGCCGAGTTCGGCATGGTCCCGCCGGAACTGGCCGAGCAGCCCGGCATGACCCCGGACATGCTCGACCGGATCGGGGGTGTCATCCACGACACCTTCATGGACGGCATGGGCCTGGCCTTCACCGTCGCCGGTGTCGTCGCCGTCGTCGCGGCCCTGGTCGCCACACTGACCAAGCGTGGCGAGAACGCGGAGGCGGGTGCGGGCGGCGCCCACATCTGA
- a CDS encoding MerR family transcriptional regulator, giving the protein MSVIESTTQTTQAHYTISEVAARTGLSAHTLRWYERIGLMPHVDRSHTGQRRFTDRDLSWLDFVGKLRLTGMPVASMVRYAELVREGDHTFDERRELLESTRRDVLSRIAELQDTLAVLDIKISHYREA; this is encoded by the coding sequence ATGAGCGTGATCGAAAGCACCACGCAGACCACTCAGGCGCATTACACCATCAGCGAGGTCGCGGCCCGGACCGGCCTCTCGGCGCACACCCTGCGCTGGTACGAGCGGATCGGGCTGATGCCGCACGTCGACCGTTCCCACACCGGCCAGCGCCGCTTCACCGACCGCGACCTGAGCTGGCTGGACTTCGTCGGCAAACTCCGGCTGACCGGCATGCCGGTCGCCTCGATGGTGCGGTACGCGGAGCTGGTGCGCGAGGGCGATCACACCTTCGACGAGCGGCGCGAACTCCTGGAGAGCACGCGGCGGGACGTCCTGTCCCGGATCGCCGAGCTCCAGGACACGCTCGCCGTGCTCGACATCAAGATCAGTCACTACAGGGAGGCATGA
- a CDS encoding DUF4429 domain-containing protein, protein MRHMGDVLAGIHATWEFESDAVVIRFERGIRAPKLFQTLRERRIPHEALASVTLAPGKRGTVVLHAVPRPGADPLMEAAAGQLKEACDPYRLVLPAEREVLAEYYRDELRARLRPDGPSDGFLVAAPEGPQSFKAYDGKASFDGSSEVQFRWFWTGASSEKWKAGDQTFPVRELSGVEWRSPEVFDGYLRLLTRSGDPQPAQADHDPAAVVFGLGYGPVHESLPFAAAVLAAVRGAGRAVAPLEAERRDPAGVAERIRHLGELHQAGLVTDEEFAAKKAELLAEL, encoded by the coding sequence ATGAGGCACATGGGTGATGTGCTGGCCGGAATTCATGCCACCTGGGAGTTCGAGAGCGACGCCGTCGTCATCCGTTTCGAACGGGGGATCCGCGCACCGAAGCTGTTCCAGACGCTGCGCGAACGGCGTATCCCGCACGAAGCGTTGGCGTCGGTGACGCTTGCCCCGGGCAAGCGGGGCACCGTGGTGCTGCACGCCGTGCCGAGACCGGGCGCCGACCCGCTGATGGAGGCGGCCGCGGGGCAATTGAAGGAGGCGTGCGACCCGTACCGGCTGGTGCTCCCGGCCGAGCGGGAGGTCCTCGCCGAGTACTACCGGGATGAACTGCGGGCGCGGCTCCGGCCGGACGGGCCGTCTGACGGCTTCCTGGTGGCGGCGCCCGAGGGGCCGCAGTCCTTCAAGGCGTACGACGGTAAGGCGAGCTTCGACGGGTCGTCGGAGGTGCAGTTCCGCTGGTTCTGGACGGGCGCGTCCTCGGAGAAGTGGAAGGCGGGCGACCAGACCTTTCCGGTACGGGAGCTCAGCGGGGTCGAGTGGCGCTCGCCGGAGGTCTTCGACGGGTACCTGCGCCTGCTGACCCGGTCCGGAGACCCGCAGCCCGCGCAGGCGGACCATGATCCGGCGGCCGTCGTCTTCGGCCTCGGCTACGGCCCGGTCCACGAGTCCCTGCCGTTCGCCGCGGCGGTCCTGGCGGCGGTCCGCGGCGCGGGACGGGCGGTGGCGCCCCTGGAGGCGGAACGGCGCGATCCGGCGGGGGTCGCGGAGCGGATCCGGCACCTGGGGGAGCTGCATCAGGCGGGTCTGGTGACGGACGAGGAGTTCGCGGCGAAGAAGGCGGAGCTGCTCGCGGAGCTGTGA
- a CDS encoding peptidase inhibitor family I36 protein, producing the protein MRTKHVLLAALAATLLTALPAAVTALPAAALPAAGAPTAAPAVAPAVAPAPKLGACAPGQLCLWPKADFKGKAQAHELAGTDIESCVALPPGTSAQALANRTGRPVTTYQSAECAETGEFETYPGRGTWVPQTPYQVRAFKIWER; encoded by the coding sequence ATGCGTACGAAGCACGTACTCCTGGCCGCACTGGCGGCCACCCTGCTCACCGCCCTGCCCGCGGCGGTCACCGCCCTGCCCGCGGCGGCCCTGCCCGCGGCGGGCGCGCCGACCGCCGCACCCGCCGTCGCGCCCGCCGTCGCGCCGGCGCCGAAGCTCGGGGCGTGCGCGCCCGGCCAGCTGTGTCTGTGGCCCAAGGCGGACTTCAAGGGCAAGGCCCAGGCGCACGAGCTGGCCGGTACGGACATCGAGAGCTGTGTCGCCCTGCCGCCCGGCACGAGCGCCCAGGCCCTCGCCAACCGGACGGGACGGCCGGTCACCACGTACCAGTCCGCCGAGTGCGCCGAGACCGGGGAGTTCGAGACCTATCCGGGGCGGGGGACCTGGGTGCCCCAGACCCCGTATCAGGTCAGAGCCTTCAAGATCTGGGAGCGGTAG
- a CDS encoding alpha/beta hydrolase, whose product MRRYTRTLVAAALATTVVVGTAGWASGQAQQAVTGAPVGVEAWRGDGLPDPERMTPAQVAGFFRDLSPERQRELVREHPSVVGNLDGAPLRLRYEANALTLGEQYAGQQVLASDPRGRGQVALVYGDVSEAAHVAVIVPGSDIDAGNVKPLTDMAEALRRATHGRTAVIAWAGYTTPVGVGLDAATGDLAEAGAARLTRLTDGLAAVGAPAPSLFCHSYGSVVCGLAAHDLKAKDLVVLGSPGMRADSVADLNTSARVWAAKNPSDWIDNVPNVEFAGLGHGEDPTDPAFGARRVPADDSRGHNGYFAPGTRSLRTFAAIAQGDVR is encoded by the coding sequence ATGCGCCGCTACACAAGGACCTTGGTCGCCGCCGCGCTCGCCACGACCGTGGTGGTCGGGACGGCGGGGTGGGCGTCGGGGCAGGCGCAGCAGGCCGTGACCGGGGCGCCCGTCGGGGTGGAGGCCTGGCGGGGGGACGGGCTGCCCGATCCCGAGCGGATGACGCCCGCCCAGGTCGCCGGATTCTTCCGGGACTTGAGTCCGGAACGGCAGCGGGAGCTCGTTCGCGAGCACCCTTCCGTCGTCGGCAACCTCGATGGTGCTCCGCTGCGACTGCGGTACGAGGCGAACGCCCTCACCCTCGGCGAGCAGTACGCCGGTCAGCAGGTCCTCGCCTCCGACCCCCGGGGCCGGGGCCAGGTCGCCCTCGTCTACGGGGACGTGAGCGAGGCCGCGCACGTGGCCGTGATCGTGCCCGGTTCCGACATCGACGCCGGGAACGTGAAGCCGCTCACCGACATGGCCGAGGCACTGCGCCGGGCCACCCACGGCCGCACCGCCGTCATCGCCTGGGCCGGCTACACCACGCCGGTCGGCGTCGGCCTCGACGCCGCCACCGGGGACCTCGCCGAGGCCGGGGCGGCGCGGCTGACCCGGCTGACCGACGGGCTGGCCGCCGTCGGGGCGCCCGCCCCGTCCCTGTTCTGCCACAGCTACGGCTCCGTCGTCTGCGGACTGGCCGCCCATGACCTCAAGGCCAAGGACCTCGTCGTCCTCGGCTCCCCCGGCATGCGCGCCGACAGCGTCGCCGACCTGAACACCTCCGCCCGCGTCTGGGCCGCCAAGAACCCGTCCGACTGGATCGACAACGTCCCCAACGTCGAGTTCGCGGGGCTCGGGCACGGCGAGGACCCCACCGACCCCGCCTTCGGCGCCCGCCGCGTCCCCGCCGACGACTCCCGTGGCCACAACGGCTACTTCGCGCCCGGCACCCGATCCCTCCGTACCTTCGCCGCCATCGCCCAGGGGGATGTCCGATGA
- a CDS encoding alpha/beta hydrolase, translated as MTSFDSSPTLSIWRMLLALAVVFVLLATTGWTTIRHQRGPGDSREAALASWTHGRIGHRALPDPAAPARTIAAFFASIGPAQGTFLADAHPLVVGNLDGAPVTLRYRANRLSLARALDTERNRVTDTRLTADGRTEALRRAHRFTSLMRPDRQILAFDPTGGGRAAEVLGDLERARRVSVIVPGVDTNLLTFQKTSRKYSAPAGMAQSLYAAERRADPRGRTAVIAWADYTAPVGVGIDAAMGHLASAGAVRLVDMTAALPGDSRVSLFCHSYGSVLCGVAAPRLPSRVTDVVVAGSPGMRVRSAAELSTRARVWAMRDADDWIEDVPHLAVGGVGHGADPVEPEFGARLLSAAGANGHTGYFEPGTDSLDNFASIGVGSYQRLTCASADSACRSGISGAEGL; from the coding sequence GTGACTTCCTTCGACTCCTCCCCCACCCTCTCCATCTGGCGCATGCTGCTCGCGCTGGCCGTGGTGTTCGTGCTCCTGGCGACCACCGGCTGGACGACGATCCGGCATCAGCGCGGGCCAGGGGATTCCCGCGAGGCCGCGCTCGCCTCCTGGACGCACGGCAGGATCGGTCACCGGGCCCTGCCCGACCCGGCCGCCCCCGCCCGTACGATCGCCGCGTTCTTCGCCTCGATCGGCCCGGCGCAGGGCACCTTCCTCGCCGACGCGCACCCGCTCGTCGTCGGCAACCTCGACGGCGCGCCGGTCACGCTCCGCTACCGCGCCAACCGCCTCTCCCTCGCCCGGGCCCTCGACACCGAACGGAACAGGGTCACGGACACCCGGCTCACCGCCGACGGCCGGACCGAGGCGCTGCGCCGAGCGCACCGCTTCACCTCGCTGATGCGGCCGGACCGGCAGATCCTCGCCTTCGACCCGACCGGCGGCGGCCGGGCGGCCGAGGTGCTCGGCGATCTGGAACGGGCGCGGCGGGTCTCGGTGATCGTGCCCGGCGTCGACACCAATCTGCTCACCTTCCAGAAGACCAGCCGCAAGTACTCGGCTCCCGCCGGGATGGCCCAGTCGCTGTACGCCGCCGAACGCCGGGCCGACCCCCGGGGCCGTACGGCCGTCATCGCCTGGGCGGACTACACCGCCCCCGTCGGCGTCGGCATCGACGCCGCGATGGGCCACCTCGCCTCGGCGGGCGCGGTACGGCTCGTCGACATGACCGCCGCCCTGCCCGGCGACTCGCGCGTCAGCCTGTTCTGCCACAGCTACGGCTCCGTGCTCTGCGGGGTCGCCGCGCCCCGGCTGCCCTCCCGGGTGACGGACGTGGTCGTGGCCGGAAGCCCCGGCATGCGCGTGCGGAGCGCGGCCGAACTGTCCACCCGGGCCCGGGTCTGGGCGATGCGGGACGCGGACGACTGGATCGAGGACGTGCCGCATCTCGCGGTCGGCGGGGTCGGGCACGGGGCGGACCCGGTGGAGCCGGAGTTCGGTGCGCGGCTGCTCTCGGCGGCCGGCGCGAACGGCCACACCGGCTATTTCGAGCCGGGCACCGACAGCCTCGACAACTTCGCCTCGATAGGCGTTGGTTCGTACCAGCGCCTGACCTGTGCGAGCGCCGACAGCGCTTGTCGCAGCGGAATCTCCGGCGCGGAAGGGCTCTGA
- a CDS encoding response regulator: protein MTIRVIIVDDQAMVRAGFAALLSAQADIDVVGEAPDGRAGVEVARSAHPDVVLMDVRMPEMDGLAAAREILNPPAGVVHRPKVLMLTTFDVDDYVYEALRAGASGFLLKDAPPADLIAAVRVVAAGEALLAPSVTRRLIADFAASKPAPRADRAALRLNGLTPRETEVLELIARGLSNQEIANRLVLAEQTVKTHIGRVLAKLDLRDRAQAVIFAYESGLVTPGDAGR from the coding sequence GTGACCATCCGCGTGATCATCGTCGACGACCAGGCCATGGTGCGGGCGGGGTTCGCCGCGCTGCTGTCGGCGCAGGCCGACATCGACGTGGTGGGCGAGGCGCCGGACGGGCGGGCGGGGGTGGAGGTCGCGCGGTCCGCGCACCCGGACGTGGTGCTGATGGACGTACGGATGCCGGAGATGGACGGGCTGGCGGCGGCGCGGGAGATCCTGAACCCGCCGGCCGGTGTCGTGCACCGTCCGAAGGTGCTGATGCTGACCACCTTCGACGTGGACGACTATGTGTACGAGGCGCTGCGCGCGGGCGCGTCGGGCTTCCTGCTGAAGGACGCGCCGCCGGCTGATCTGATCGCGGCGGTACGGGTGGTGGCGGCCGGGGAGGCGCTGCTGGCGCCTTCGGTGACGCGCCGCCTGATCGCCGACTTCGCGGCGTCGAAGCCGGCGCCGCGGGCGGACCGGGCGGCGCTGCGTCTGAACGGTCTGACGCCGCGTGAGACCGAGGTACTGGAGCTGATCGCGCGGGGCCTGTCGAACCAGGAGATCGCGAACCGGCTGGTCCTCGCGGAGCAGACGGTCAAGACGCACATCGGCCGGGTGCTGGCGAAGCTGGATCTGCGCGACCGGGCGCAGGCGGTGATCTTCGCGTACGAGTCGGGCCTGGTGACCCCGGGCGACGCGGGTCGCTGA
- a CDS encoding TetR/AcrR family transcriptional regulator: protein MTVSGLRERKKQRTRDALLRVALERFTTQGYEQTTVDEIADAVEVSQRTFFRYFSSKEEVAFAVQQMVEERFVQALSERPPEEGPLDAMRNAVLSAWDTIGEAIMEVVPVELYLRTFQMIESTPALLAVHLRRSTEMEEAIARLIAEREGLDVDEDPRPRIAVAAFSGVMRVTGQLWGQGTDPTLEGIRALTEHYLDHIGPALEPDWRS from the coding sequence GTGACGGTTTCCGGTCTGCGGGAGCGGAAGAAGCAGCGCACACGGGACGCGCTGCTCCGGGTGGCCCTGGAGCGGTTCACGACCCAGGGGTACGAGCAGACCACCGTGGACGAGATCGCCGACGCGGTCGAGGTCTCCCAGCGCACCTTCTTCCGCTACTTCTCCTCCAAGGAAGAGGTCGCCTTCGCCGTCCAGCAGATGGTGGAGGAGCGTTTCGTCCAGGCGCTGAGCGAGCGGCCCCCCGAGGAGGGCCCGCTCGACGCGATGCGCAACGCCGTGCTCTCCGCCTGGGACACCATCGGCGAGGCGATCATGGAGGTCGTGCCCGTCGAGCTGTATCTGCGGACCTTCCAGATGATCGAGTCGACCCCTGCGCTCCTCGCCGTACATCTGCGCCGCTCCACCGAGATGGAGGAGGCCATCGCCCGGCTCATCGCCGAGCGCGAGGGCCTGGACGTGGACGAGGACCCGCGCCCGCGCATCGCGGTGGCGGCGTTCAGCGGCGTCATGCGGGTGACGGGCCAGCTCTGGGGCCAGGGCACGGACCCGACCCTGGAGGGAATCCGGGCCCTCACCGAGCACTACCTCGACCACATCGGCCCGGCCCTCGAACCGGACTGGCGGAGCTGA